One part of the Oncorhynchus clarkii lewisi isolate Uvic-CL-2024 chromosome 7, UVic_Ocla_1.0, whole genome shotgun sequence genome encodes these proteins:
- the LOC139414314 gene encoding transcription factor HES-5-like has product MAPVNMCNIVRTTKDKIKLRKPVVEKMRRDRINSSIEQLKSLLKTELQAHQPNSKLEKADILETAVFYLKDNSTRPASSFNVASPVQSYVEGFTRCLEETLRFLSAHNQPTDSQHKLVDHFHRVQKLGERVALSPNRATVPHNSRTPKCVTAGGRGPLWRPW; this is encoded by the exons ATGGCTCCTGTCAATATGTGCAACATTGTGAGGACCACGAAAGATAAAATCAAA CTGAGAAAACCAGTGGTCGAGAAGATGCGCCGAGACCGCATCAACAGCAGCATCGAACAGCTCAAGTCACTCCTCAAAACCGAACTTCAAGCACACCAACCCAACTCTAAACTGGAGAAGGCTGACATTCTCGAGACAGCTGTGTTTTACCTGAAAGACAACAGCACGCGCCCTGCTTCTTCATTCAACGTAGCGTCACCTGTCCAGAGCTACGTGGAGGGATTCACCCGCTGCCTGGAGGAGACGCTGCGTTTCCTCTCAGCGCACAACCAGCCGACTGACTCGCAACATAAGCTTGTCGATCACTTCCATCGGGTACAGAAACTTGGTGAGAGAGTCGCGCTGAGTCCAAACCGCGCGACGGTCCCTCACAACAGCAGAACTCCGAAATGTGTCACCGCAGGTGGAAGAGGGCCTTTGTGGAGACCCTGGTGA